The proteins below are encoded in one region of Girardinichthys multiradiatus isolate DD_20200921_A chromosome 19, DD_fGirMul_XY1, whole genome shotgun sequence:
- the LOC124855521 gene encoding nanos homolog 1-like, whose amino-acid sequence MFYSGEFISAYTLKALQSRLNKRAEKKYWTGSPCPQTQHPNCFFTPVDIKPCSFDRMDFLDMRSPYDYTFNFWNDYLGLSTLVAKNKITSPSCNPNSITESLKATLGLEDDSPVCSCLVGQGRDADGPLDSCCCCGAAPGSPPISIYDLKERISLLRPYEQLGGRESPSHGGSFTAFDLFSAERRRKQIQRGKPEPKVCVFCRNNGAPEEVYGTHILKTVDGRVLCPILRAYTCPLCSANGDNAHTIKYCPLSKDQASQRVPKGGRAFGKRLKIF is encoded by the coding sequence ATGTTTTATTCTGGGGAATTTATCAGTGCCTACACACTGAAAGCTCTGCAATCCAGACTCAACAAGAGAGCAGAGAAGAAGTACTGGACAGGCTCCCCATGCCCACAAACGCAGCATCCGAACTGTTTCTTCACTCCTGTTGACATTAAACCCTGCAGCTTTGACAGGATGGATTTCTTGGACATGCGCTCTCCTTATGACTACACGTTTAATTTCTGGAACGATTATCTTGGTCTATCCACTCTTGTCGCTAAAAACAAGATCACAAGCCCGTCCTGCAACCCAAACTCCATCACAGAGTCTCTGAAAGCGACCCTGGGTTTGGAGGACGACTCTCCGGTTTGCTCCTGCCTGGTCGGGCAGGGCAGAGACGCGGACGGACCCCTGGacagttgctgctgctgcggggCGGCCCCGGGCTCCCCGCCGATCTCCATCTACGACCTAAAAGAGCGCATCTCTCTCCTCAGACCGTACGAGCAGCTGGGGGGCAGAGAGTCCCCCTCCCACGGAGGGAGCTTCACCGCCTTCGATCTGTTCTCCGCGGAGCGAAGGCGCAAGCAGATTCAGAGGGGCAAACCGGAGCCGAAGGTGTGCGTCTTCTGTCGGAATAACGGCGCCCCGGAGGAGGTCTACGGCACCCACATCCTGAAGACGGTGGACGGGAGAGTCCTGTGCCCGATTCTCCGGGCGTACACCTGCCCCCTCTGCAGCGCCAACGGCGACAACGCGCACACCATTAAGTACTGCCCGCTTTCCAAGGACCAGGCGAGCCAGAGGGTTCCCAAGGGGGGCAGAGCGTTTGGCAAAAGACTGAAGATCTTCTGA
- the si:dkey-33c12.3 gene encoding neurofilament light polypeptide — MSYEFFFSHRRPWDSYKGSRPTIKPSMSASLYSSPRASPSGKRILKMASSSLPDGSQRMDLIQASTINTELLEMRSQEKEQLVDLNDRFATYIEKVRHLELQNRALLAELDALRRRQNDPSRLQSSYEGETRSLRAMIDTENNEKLQMEAERDYLRDVYEQMKEGYEEEARRRLDAEEGLQRAREEASRAVLYNCDTEATVVSLCDEIVFLKKVFAEEQAELQAQLQVANISVNVELSRPDLSSALRDIRAQYERLANKNMQAAEDWYKNKFASVAEMASKNNEAVHAIREETMEYRRLLQSRSSEIEALRNVINSLNKQLEDLEDTQAKEVEKYQMRISELDQDITEAKQEMARYLRDYQDLLNVKMALDIEIAAYRKLLEGEEIRLTYPSFPALN, encoded by the exons atGAGCTACGAGTTCTTCTTCTCTCACCGACGTCCTTGGGACAGCTACAAAGGCTCCCGACCTACCATCAAACCTTCCATGTCTGCCTCTCTGTACTCCTCTCCTCGAGCTTCTCCATCTGGGAAGAGGATCCTGAAGATGGCCTCCTCTTCCCTGCCAGACGGGTCTCAGAGGATGGATCTGATTCAGGCAAGCACCATCAACACAGAGCTGCTGGAAATGCGGTCCCAGGAGAAGGAGCAGCTTGTGGACCTGAATGACCGCTTCGCCACCTACATCGAGAAGGTGAGGCACCTCGAGCTGCAGAACCGAGCCCTGCTGGCCGAGCTGGATGCATTGAGGAGGAGGCAGAATGACCCATCCAGGCTGCAGTCGTCCTATGAAGGGGAAACTCGGAGTTTGAGAGCCATGATTGACACAGAGAACAACGAGAAGTTGCAGATGGAGGCAGAGAGGGACTACCTCAGGGACGTGTACGAGCAGATGAAGGAAGGCTATGAAGAAGAGGCCAGGCGCCGATTGGATGCTGAGGAGGGCCTGCAGAGAGCCAGAGAGGAGGCGAGCCGGGCCGTGCTCTACAACTGTGACACAGAGGCCACCGTGGTCTCTCTGTGTGATGAGATAGTCTTCCTGAAGAAAGTTTTTGCAGAAGAGCAAGCAGAGCTCCAGGCCCAGTTGCAGGTGGCAAACATCAGCGTGAACGTGGAGTTGTCCAGGCCTGACCTCTCCTCCGCCCTGCGTGACATCCGGGCGCAGTACGAGCGGCTTGCCAACAAGAACATGCAGGCCGCTGAGGACTGGTACAAGAACAAGTTTGCGAGTGTGGCGGAGATGGCCAGCAAAAACAACGAAGCTGTGCATGCCATCCGGGAGGAGACTATGGAGTACCGCAGGCTCCTTCAGTCCCGCTCCTCTGAGATCGAAGCTCTCCGGAATGTCATCAACTCACTAAACAAGCAACTGGAGGATCTGGAGGACACACAGGCTAAGGAGGTGGAGAAATACCAG ATGAGGATAAGTGAACTGGACCAGGATATTACTGAAGCAAAGCAGGAGATGGCGCGCTACTTGAGAGATTACCAAGACCTTCTCAATGTGAAGATGGCCCTTGACATTGAAATAGCTGCATACAG GAAACTCTTGGAGGGGGAAGAGATTCGGCTGACCTACCCTTCCTTtccagctctgaattaa
- the mrps26 gene encoding 28S ribosomal protein S26, mitochondrial yields MFQVIGGRSLQAVRLLAPRSAVLVEAVRGRKSRNDPVAKSKEGRIKVPPPVDPVEMVVLKERYSEYELIMRALRLEFKEEVLRKKYEKETGSQAEEKSRQEKEEHRALMDWNDQENLQMLKARILRIQKEEEEAESKTVEAAIQREEELQEFIRQKEKEILQLQEEAKNFITLENLDQRIEEALDNPKNYNFAIDKEGSVVKRTVLQ; encoded by the exons ATGTTCCAGGTCATCGGTGGGAGGAGCCTCCAGGCGGTCCGGCTCCTCGCGCCCAGGAGCGCGGTGCTCGTGGAGGCTGTGCGGGGCCGAAAGTCCCGCAACGACCCGGTGGCCAAATCTAAAGAAGGGCGAATTAAAGTGCCTCCCCCCGTCGATCCGGTGGAGATGGTGGTCCTCAAGGAGAGATACTCGGAGTACGAGCTGATCATGAGGGCGCTTCG GCTGGAGTTCAAGGAGGAGGTGCTGCGTAAGAAGTACGAGAAGGAGACGGGTTCGCAGGCAGAAGAGAAGTCGAGGCAGGAGAAGGAGGAGCATCGCGCCCTGATGGACTGGAATGATCAGGAAAACCTCCAGATGCTGAAAGCCAG AATATTACGGATCCaaaaggaagaggaggaagctgaGAGCAAGACAGTGGAAGCTGCCATTCAGCGTGAAGAGGAGCTACAGGAGTTCatcagacaaaaagaaaaagagattttacagctgcag GAGGAGGCTAAGAACTTTATCACCTTGGAGAACCTGGACCAACGAATCGAGGAAGCTCTGGACAATCCAAAGAATTACAACTTTGCCATTGACAAAGAAGGGAGTGTGGTCAAAAGGACAGTGCTACAATGA